One part of the Corynebacterium sp. CNCTC7651 genome encodes these proteins:
- a CDS encoding DUF3427 domain-containing protein, which produces MTSRANEALPEGVYETAVTRRIRERIAATENADPFTRSRIAPVDEDLQERYTEAITRVIAEHLAQKLSRTKTPLERVGLINALAQLIDPDDAVESEELLYAVYKTGLGDPPAILPTPLTGASLLTNANNDLSMAAEIKREIRTADSVDLLCAFIKNSGISVIRDQLEYLRDNQIPLRVITSTYCGASEIQAINRLVEEFGAQVKVGYESQDTRLHAKAWLFRRNSGFDTAYIGSSNLSSSALIDGVEWNVRASRTAAPAILNKFEAVFDTYWKDSHYPSYVPSQDQARLKQSLQIAKRGTEYGIELSGLRVEPFPYQDAMLEALAAERRMHGRHRNLIVAATGTGKTVVAALDYRRMVEESKRYPTLLFVAHRNELLKQAVRTYREVLQDPNFGERLDGYTSPSQGTQVFATIQSLSKVLDSFAPDHFDIVVIDEFHHAEASTYRKLLDYVQPAELLGLTATPERGDGINVQSFFNYRVAYELRLWDALQLGLVAPMHYYGVNDETDLSDVKWSRTSKAYNVADLSEFYIKLGDSRVRLVLNELRKRQFDLDEVKALGFCVSIDHAEYMANRFSAFGVPSAAITSRTDWSVREKAITDLRHGTLKALFTVDLFNEGVDIPEVNTLLMLRPTESPIVFLQQLGRGLRKRPGKVCTVLDFIGEQHKLFDFHARFSALVGKRGTHLAREVEDEFPNLPGGSSIQLDRVTQERVLRNIRQLANPDIRKVRSLVEQEATTNLSQFLANTGLQIEDIYRNRKQGGWTRLLRTSNVVGTVPPNELEDFLLGRLRSFLHVDDPVRADAYASLVAPGAAPYSSLSECDRAFARMLVIQFFGRLANIQPPTDWDAALELIRAVPSIADELSEIFSYQLDRAAYTPLPLSGPGQGVLFTHAHYSVGEMTAALSQNDLPTLLNIPREGETFISDSSTVLIFVTLEKDARNFNENRRYKDYPTSADSFHWISPATVSLTSKKAERYLNGATLGITNLLSVRTERNSSIGTANAYQLLGQVDPKSHTGEKPIQIDWALRRPMPAELFAKQREAI; this is translated from the coding sequence ATGACAAGCAGGGCAAACGAAGCTCTCCCCGAAGGTGTTTATGAAACCGCTGTAACGCGGAGGATCCGAGAGCGCATCGCTGCCACTGAGAATGCGGATCCTTTCACACGGAGTCGAATCGCGCCCGTAGACGAAGACCTGCAGGAACGCTATACGGAGGCGATCACTCGGGTAATTGCTGAACACCTCGCGCAGAAGCTGTCTCGGACTAAAACTCCTCTCGAACGAGTTGGACTCATTAATGCCCTCGCTCAACTCATCGATCCAGATGATGCCGTGGAGTCAGAAGAGTTGTTGTATGCGGTATACAAAACGGGCCTAGGTGATCCTCCGGCGATCCTTCCGACCCCACTTACCGGTGCGTCCCTTTTGACTAACGCGAATAATGACCTCAGCATGGCCGCAGAAATCAAACGTGAGATCCGCACCGCAGACAGCGTCGATCTCTTGTGCGCTTTCATTAAAAACTCCGGCATCTCAGTTATCCGCGATCAACTCGAATACTTGCGTGACAACCAGATTCCCCTCCGCGTAATTACTTCGACATATTGCGGCGCGTCGGAGATTCAGGCAATCAACCGCCTCGTCGAGGAGTTCGGCGCGCAAGTTAAAGTGGGCTACGAATCGCAAGACACCAGATTGCATGCGAAAGCTTGGCTCTTCAGGCGAAACTCCGGTTTTGATACCGCCTACATCGGCAGCTCCAATCTTTCGAGTTCCGCGCTAATCGACGGTGTCGAGTGGAACGTTCGGGCTTCGCGAACAGCGGCACCGGCGATTCTGAACAAGTTTGAGGCGGTCTTCGATACGTATTGGAAGGACAGCCACTACCCCTCGTATGTGCCGTCGCAAGACCAGGCCCGTCTAAAGCAGTCACTTCAGATTGCGAAGCGCGGAACTGAATACGGCATCGAACTTTCAGGGTTGCGCGTGGAACCGTTCCCCTATCAAGATGCGATGCTTGAAGCTCTAGCGGCCGAGCGCCGCATGCACGGCCGCCACCGAAACCTCATTGTCGCCGCTACGGGTACTGGTAAGACAGTCGTCGCAGCCCTTGATTACCGACGCATGGTCGAGGAATCCAAAAGGTATCCAACTCTTCTCTTCGTTGCGCACCGCAACGAGCTACTCAAACAGGCCGTTCGCACATACAGAGAGGTGCTGCAAGATCCAAATTTTGGAGAGCGCCTCGACGGCTATACCTCGCCCTCACAAGGAACTCAAGTCTTCGCCACAATCCAGAGTCTCAGCAAAGTGCTCGACAGTTTCGCACCGGACCATTTCGACATCGTTGTTATCGATGAGTTCCACCACGCAGAAGCCTCGACGTACCGAAAACTGTTGGACTACGTCCAACCAGCCGAGCTCCTCGGGCTAACAGCGACACCAGAACGGGGCGACGGTATCAACGTCCAGAGTTTCTTCAACTATCGCGTTGCGTATGAGCTGAGGTTGTGGGATGCCCTCCAACTCGGGCTCGTCGCGCCAATGCACTACTACGGTGTTAACGACGAAACTGACCTGAGCGATGTGAAGTGGTCACGCACTAGTAAAGCCTACAACGTTGCGGACCTGAGCGAGTTTTACATCAAGTTAGGAGATTCCCGTGTTCGCCTCGTACTCAACGAGTTGCGGAAACGCCAGTTTGACCTCGATGAGGTAAAGGCGCTGGGCTTTTGCGTCAGCATTGACCACGCGGAATACATGGCAAATCGCTTTTCGGCTTTCGGGGTACCCTCAGCAGCAATAACTTCGAGAACGGATTGGAGCGTACGCGAAAAAGCCATCACTGATTTGAGGCACGGCACGTTGAAAGCGCTGTTTACAGTCGACCTTTTCAACGAAGGTGTGGACATCCCAGAAGTCAATACTCTCCTAATGCTCCGCCCCACAGAAAGTCCGATCGTTTTCCTGCAGCAACTGGGCCGAGGTTTGAGGAAGCGTCCTGGCAAGGTGTGCACAGTTCTAGATTTCATAGGAGAGCAGCACAAGTTGTTCGACTTCCATGCCAGATTCTCCGCACTAGTAGGAAAAAGAGGAACTCATCTGGCTCGTGAGGTAGAGGACGAGTTCCCAAATCTCCCAGGAGGATCAAGCATCCAGCTTGACCGCGTGACTCAAGAGCGAGTTCTTCGTAACATCCGTCAACTAGCGAACCCGGATATCAGGAAGGTTCGGTCACTTGTCGAGCAGGAAGCTACGACTAACCTGTCTCAGTTCTTGGCGAATACCGGCCTTCAAATAGAAGACATCTACCGCAATCGGAAACAAGGTGGTTGGACTCGGCTACTTCGGACTTCAAATGTTGTGGGGACAGTTCCACCGAACGAGCTCGAGGACTTTCTTCTAGGGCGCCTGAGGTCATTTCTCCACGTAGATGACCCGGTCCGCGCTGATGCATACGCCAGTCTGGTTGCGCCTGGCGCAGCGCCCTACTCGTCTCTTAGTGAATGTGATCGTGCATTCGCGCGCATGCTCGTAATTCAGTTCTTCGGCCGCCTGGCCAACATTCAACCACCTACAGATTGGGATGCGGCACTGGAATTAATTAGAGCGGTTCCGTCCATCGCAGACGAGCTTTCTGAGATTTTCAGTTACCAACTTGACCGCGCCGCGTACACGCCCTTACCTCTTTCTGGACCTGGCCAGGGCGTACTCTTCACACATGCCCACTACTCAGTGGGCGAGATGACAGCAGCTTTGAGCCAAAATGACCTCCCCACGCTGCTTAACATCCCAAGGGAGGGCGAAACTTTTATTTCGGACTCGTCAACCGTATTAATTTTCGTGACTCTCGAAAAAGACGCTCGAAACTTCAACGAAAATCGCAGATATAAGGATTACCCGACCTCGGCGGATTCATTCCACTGGATCTCGCCTGCGACCGTTTCTCTTACTTCCAAGAAGGCGGAGCGCTACCTCAACGGGGCTACTCTTGGAATTACAAATTTGCTGAGTGTCCGAACTGAAAGGAACTCCAGCATAGGAACAGCGAATGCTTACCAGCTTCTCGGACAAGTTGATCCAAAGTCCCACACAGGGGAAAAGCCAATTCAAATCGACTGGGCTCTTCGCAGACCGATGCCTGCCGAACTGTTCGCAAAGCAGAGAGAGGCAATCTAG
- a CDS encoding (deoxy)nucleoside triphosphate pyrophosphohydrolase — protein sequence MPKQIDVVGAVLVKDGLVLAAQRGPGMSMAGMWEFPGGRIEPGETPEESLARELLEELGIRVEVGNHVVTTSHEYDFGIVNLSTYYCTLLDVTPAAVEHAEIRWVAPADLGNLEWAPADVEAVGMLQQIGCQ from the coding sequence ATGCCTAAACAGATCGACGTCGTCGGAGCTGTCCTCGTGAAGGACGGTCTTGTCCTCGCAGCGCAACGCGGGCCGGGAATGTCGATGGCCGGCATGTGGGAATTTCCCGGCGGCAGGATTGAGCCCGGCGAGACCCCTGAGGAGTCACTCGCCCGCGAGCTTCTCGAAGAACTTGGCATTCGCGTCGAGGTCGGAAACCACGTCGTCACCACAAGCCACGAGTACGACTTCGGCATCGTGAACCTCTCCACCTACTACTGCACCTTGCTCGACGTAACCCCAGCCGCTGTCGAGCATGCAGAAATCCGCTGGGTGGCGCCCGCTGATCTCGGCAACCTCGAGTGGGCACCCGCCGACGTGGAAGCGGTAGGAATGCTGCAACAGATCGGATGCCAATGA